CCTTAAGTCATTGTCTGCTAATTGTTTTTCAATCCTTTTACCTCTGTACTTCAGTATTGAAAGATTTTAACCTCTGCCATTAATGTACATCATCTCTTGCATTGCCCTTTACATTATGCTCaggattttttagttgtaaaatttcattttaaaaaacttgagaTTCCAGTAACTGTCAAccttttctaatatttatatcaACTTTTAAAGGACCTATCTGCTATTTCCAACATCTCTATCAACTCTAGGTTTGTTTTGATTGCTTAATTTTTCTACTGGTTGATTGTCCCATTTTCGTTTGCACACCTAATAATTTTACTGTATGTTGGATATTGTGGACATACATTTTACTGTATGTTGGATATTGTTCAGTGTCTGGATTTTATCTTCCTTTAAAGAATGTTTTGTGCTGGCAGGTAGCTAATGTATTGTCAGATCTGCTAAATCTTGCTGAGGCTTAAGTTTTAGGCAAGGTTACAGTAACCCTATCCTTAAGACATGGCTTTTTAGCATTTTCAGTTGAATGccttgtgggggagggggagtccAGCAAAGTCTGTCTCCCTTGGCTGGTCAGCACTCCTGTCTTCCAGAACCACCTACCTCCAGAATCTCCATGTGGTCCTGGCTCCATGTTTCCCACTCTGCACTCAGTTTATGTAGTACTGAACCAGATGTACGGAAATCACTGTTAATTTCTGGAGCTTCTCTGTGTAGCTTTCTCCTCTCCAGTCAGTACTCTGCTCAGCAAATTGCACACATTTTACTTTGGGTTTTAGTTTGCAAAGTGCCCACAGGCAGAGGGTCGTGATAAttaaagggggaaagaaaatCTCATTTCTCTTAAGAATCGGTCCTGAATCGCTATGTTGTAAATACTGCTTTATATGTATTAGACTTTCATAGTTGACTATCATAATTCCATAAATGGAATCAGGAAGTAATTTTGctagttctaattttaaaattgaaggttatttttcattctcttttttgttttattctgtatcTATCTGCCCTGCTTTTTTCCTCAGACACCATTGTTCTTGAATAACCTGGGTGGAGAGCTAATTCAGGATCAGTAGGATGTTTTATCCTTCTTCCACATGCTCTCTTCAGGCTCACCTTCGGGACCAGGTTCATTACCCCCACCAAGAATGTACAGAACGGAGTTTTTTAAAGACTATTTGATCTAATGTGGTCAAAACAGCTTTATGCAATAAGCAGTCCTGTAAAAACATTAGatgataaaaatgacatttaaattcagacttatttcatttcattctggTTTCTAGTTTCTGAAAGTGAAACTTAACAGCACttgcttttatttaataatagggtttattttgaatttttcaccACTTCCTATTGTTTACATACtttaaaatacctttgtttttaaaaaatctgctaaCTAAAATTTGATGCCATGGAAACATATTACATGATAAAACTTGGATTCTGAAAAAAAGTACAGTTGGATGAGTTCACATACCCAAGACACTGAAAGCTGTAACTAAATCtgacttttatcattttatatatttttaaaaaatcttcaatagATTGTGCATTATATTCTTTCAACAACTATGGACTGTTTGCCATATACCAAGATGCACTTGGAAAGACAACATCTTAACATCATTTCACATCTATTCAAGTATttagtaattttcttttcctttaatacCTGGCTGATGCTGAAATGTAAGGAGATCTGGAATTATGGAAAAGAATTTAATGAAGTTTAGGGggtagggttgtggttcagaggtagagtgctcacctaccccatgtgagacactggctttgatcctcaacacacatagaaataaaataaagatattgtgtccacctctaactaaaaaaaaaaaaaaatgtgaatatttaaaaaaaaagattcaatgaagtttaaaaatagaGCAATATAAtacatcagaaaaaatatttacatgttatatGTTGCACAGGACAGCTAGAATTGAGGGAGAGGTGGGAAACTGGAGATTGTCAGAGATGAAATTACCCAACAGGTttacttagggcttcactgaAGCTTTACTTTCCCTGAATCCTTTTTTAGAAAAGGAATACTCTAGTTACAAAAATGTCATTGGTTCAGTTAAAGCAGCCTTCCGAGATGTAAGGAGATGTCTACAGGTCTCATCCTTCCCTAGAAACCATCTTTATAACAGTCATTTAAATTTATCCAGTCCAACTCATTCAGagaacaaaaacaagcaaacacaaCAGTACTTTGAATCACGTGCTGTCATAAGATGTTACACTATTTCAATAAAGAGTGAAATTAGTTTGAAAAAGTTACCATCAAAATACTGAACTAAAACTGGATTGCagttataaaataaagttaaacttGACAATTACCAAGAGTCTAAGAATTCATCTGAAGCAATGAATTGGAAGAAGTGAATATATTCTGAATCATTTAAGGTAAATTATGATCCTGTAAACTAAGCACATAGCACTgcaataaaacaaacagaaaaagggggctggggttgtagctcagtggtagagcacttgcctcacatttgtgaggtactgggttcgattcccagcaccacatataaataaatgaataaaataaaagtccatcaacaactaaaaaaaatttaaagaaaaatatgaacacattagtgcattatttttaattctaagaaaaactgaaattcaatGAGCACATTTCAGATGAAAtaattgtaccaaaaaaaaaaaggctaaaaattttaatttttcaagaacTTCAAAAAACTAACATTAAAAATTCTGGCAATGTATGGAAATGCAGACATGTGCACAAAAAATATAGATCAGGATTACTACAGCAGATAAACCCAATGAACAAACACTATTAGAGATGTCAAAGTAATAATCACCttgggaataaaaaaataatcattttccaAATTAACCTTTAATGATCCTGACAATAACCAAATGGTATTACAATTTTAGGAAGTTCTTACCATATCCAAATATCTTAGTTTCAGTGACAGAAATCAGTTACTCAATGTTCACACAAAGATAAGTAGTTCCATCCACAATTTATTGAATTATAAATCAGATTAATTAGATATTACGATGATTAAAAGTAGAGAATAAACCTGAAAAATGTCACAGCGGGTTCTTGTATGTCAAGGTGCTTACTAATATTATTGGAATGTTTAAATTATTAGAAGTTAAGAAAATGAAGTACCTATCAAggattcaataataaaaatatttttaaaagaccatcATATTtggtaataaattatttataaaactgacaatttcaaaataaataaaacctgagTTGAAAATGCCTCCTCCCCCTACCCTGCCCtagtatacatattttatatcccCATTTTCACTTAGGCCAGTGTTCTCAACCTTTAATAAGCATACCGATGTCTTGATTTCTGATTAAGCAAGTATACTGTGGGGCCCAACAGTACATTTCTAACAAGCAACAGATAAAGATGATGCTGCTGATCCTTGGACCATCCTTGGAGCAGCAAAGTGACCCAAATATGTCCTCACTAGGACAATGTCTGGCCTAACAAGTGTGTGGTTTTATGGACTCCAGGCTGTAATATTTTGCAATCAAATAAATAACCCAAAATGATCACAAAAAAATAAGTCTTGGAAGAAAAGAATGTTTTAGTTAAGTTTGAAATTTACCAAGTTGGCAGTGTTTCTATTTGTCTGACATCTCCGGTACATTACAATATAAATCAGTAAGCCAAGTTGTGGTAGTTATAAAAATGAAGTTACTATAGCTTGAGGCTCTCCTCCAGTTAATTCAAGTCCAGAAAATTCAGGCCAGTACACTGCAAAACCActattaaaaatctttaatagtAAACTGTCCATTTAAATTCTTTGTAAACTTGTTTTAAGCTACcccatcttctcctcctctttcaaCAATCAAATGctgctttttcttctgtcttGTAGCTAAACAGCGTGTAACACCCAATGCCCCTCCCTTTAAAAATCGAACAAAATTGTCTCCAACCAAAGGGCCTAATGCAAAAAGGTTGGCTTCTTTAACACATTCATAGGTATATGCATCTATTTCCACAGGATTACCCTTACATGTGATTGGCTGGCTTGAATTATGGCCTAGGTAACATCCTTGTTCCTTTAGGAAAGAAAGATTAGGATGAGACCCTATCAATACCACTGCTGCAGACagcttaaatattttcttcaatccAGAGATGCTTTGAAGAATGCATTTCATGTCCGACTTAAAGGAAAGCACATGGTGCTCAGGAAAACTGGTATAATCAGACAAAAGATTTGAGTCTGCAGAATATATCTGAGTACACATCATATGATAGACTTTATGATATTCAGGATAAAGCTTTTTGGGAAGCTGCTTGAAAATTAAGCTTGGATCAGTTACTCGTCTGCGGAAAACATGGATCACGGGGATATTATTGTTGTAAGCACACAGTACTGCGTCAGCTGCAGTAAGCCCAGAACCTACAATTAACACTGGATCCACTTTGCCATGTAACTTTCCTTTACTTATAGCAGCTCCAAATTCAGGCATTGAATGAAACACGAAAGGAAAATCTTCCCCTTCAATTTCGAGATGAGCTGGAGAATCCAATGTTCCAGTTGCTAGAGCTACATTCTCAGCAAAGAGGCAAAAGGGAACATGAGAACCATCTGCTATTCGCTGATAACCTCTGATTTCCCAGTTTCTCTTGATAAATTTTGACTTCTCTGTCTGTAAATGCTTTGTTGAAATATCTGAGTCTTGACTATCATTTTCATCCTGATCTCTGTAGAGTCTTGATACAGAGGTTATGTAAGTATTCTCTCTGAAATTCTTCTGAAGACCCATGACTTTTACATAATGTTTATAGTAGCGAGCTATTTCCTCTGGCATAACTCGATCCCCTTTTAGattcctaaaaaaagaaaagaaaaaatatcttatgAAGAGAGTTCTTAAGTTGccacatttattatttctctagTAAGTATTTATATCTTTTTAGTTATTCTGGACTGTCTTAGCTAAAACTTATCctaaaactttataaagaaagcatgtttttgtttttaattaaaaacttttaatgaaTAAGTTTTATCAACAAAAGAAGACACGAGGGCAGGGACATTAATGCATCTTTTTTCCTCCAGCGCCATTCATAGTGTC
This window of the Ictidomys tridecemlineatus isolate mIctTri1 chromosome 7, mIctTri1.hap1, whole genome shotgun sequence genome carries:
- the Osgin2 gene encoding oxidative stress-induced growth inhibitor 2 isoform X2, with translation MEGSMLTISFGNWMELPGLKFKDWISSKRRNLKGDRVMPEEIARYYKHYVKVMGLQKNFRENTYITSVSRLYRDQDENDSQDSDISTKHLQTEKSKFIKRNWEIRGYQRIADGSHVPFCLFAENVALATGTLDSPAHLEIEGEDFPFVFHSMPEFGAAISKGKLHGKVDPVLIVGSGLTAADAVLCAYNNNIPVIHVFRRRVTDPSLIFKQLPKKLYPEYHKVYHMMCTQIYSADSNLLSDYTSFPEHHVLSFKSDMKCILQSISGLKKIFKLSAAVVLIGSHPNLSFLKEQGCYLGHNSSQPITCKGNPVEIDAYTYECVKEANLFALGPLVGDNFVRFLKGGALGVTRCLATRQKKKQHLIVERGGEDGVA
- the Osgin2 gene encoding oxidative stress-induced growth inhibitor 2 isoform X1, with amino-acid sequence MPVWCCRCSLAGHFRNYSDTETEGEIFNSLVQYFGDNLGQKVKAMPLVEETSLLEDSSVTLPVVIIGNGPSGICLSYMLSGYRPYLSSETIHPNTILHSKLEEARHLSIVDQDLEYLSEGLEGRSSNPVAVLFDTLLHPDADFGYDYPSILHWKLEQHHYIPHLVLGKGPPGGAWHNMEGSMLTISFGNWMELPGLKFKDWISSKRRNLKGDRVMPEEIARYYKHYVKVMGLQKNFRENTYITSVSRLYRDQDENDSQDSDISTKHLQTEKSKFIKRNWEIRGYQRIADGSHVPFCLFAENVALATGTLDSPAHLEIEGEDFPFVFHSMPEFGAAISKGKLHGKVDPVLIVGSGLTAADAVLCAYNNNIPVIHVFRRRVTDPSLIFKQLPKKLYPEYHKVYHMMCTQIYSADSNLLSDYTSFPEHHVLSFKSDMKCILQSISGLKKIFKLSAAVVLIGSHPNLSFLKEQGCYLGHNSSQPITCKGNPVEIDAYTYECVKEANLFALGPLVGDNFVRFLKGGALGVTRCLATRQKKKQHLIVERGGEDGVA